The following proteins are encoded in a genomic region of Cryptomeria japonica chromosome 11, Sugi_1.0, whole genome shotgun sequence:
- the LOC131069679 gene encoding uncharacterized protein C824.09c: MDRRKNNVNPESKLRELSKQDCNSKCADCGAAKPRYASITLGIFLCNRCYGIHRSIGAHITRTKCIGLDNWSTHEVNLMTSVGNAVASAYWEKNVPNGYSIPTSDSPDAVVEKWIRDKYEKKLFCPPHLPPPHVTKQQQNSHHLGAGNPSRGQVLNDDWTPFISANLAGDFSASNPCSNAEVWDPFGDNVTHSNR; this comes from the exons ATGGATAGGAGAAAAAATAATGTGAACCCAGAATCAAAACTCCGAGAATTGTCAAAACAGGACTGTAATTCTAAGTGTGCAGATTGTGGAGCTGCAAAGCCAAGATATGCATCCATTACGCTTGGAATATTTCTGTGCAATCGATGCTATGGAATTCACCGTTCAATTGGCGCCCACATCACTCGCACCAAGTGTATTGGTTTAGATAATTGGAGCACCCACGAAGTCAACCTCATGACCTCTGTAGGAAATGCTGTAGCATCTGCTTATTGGGAAA AGAATGTGCCGAACGGGTATAGCATACCAACTTCAGATTCTCCAGATGCTGTAGTAGAGAAGTGGATTagagacaaatatgagaaaaaactCTTTTGTCCACCTCACTTGCCTCCTCCACATGTTACAAAGCAGCAACAAAATTCACATCACTTGGGTGCTGGCAATCCTTCAAGAGGACAAGTTCTAAATGATGACTGGACGCCATTTATTAGTGCAAATTTAGCTGGTGATTTTTCTGCCTCCAACCCTTGCAGCAATGCTGAGGTTTGGGATCCTTTTGGTGACAATGTGACCCACTCAAACAGGTAG